In one window of Candidatus Zixiibacteriota bacterium DNA:
- a CDS encoding CoA-binding protein: protein MTREIENFINQKNIAVLGASPSGKKFGNAIYRELKSKGYQVYPVHPTAESIENDRAYNSLKTLPAEVTAAVFAISPDKALEAVDDAVAHGTKRIWFQQGANFKLAVEKAKAAGIETVTKKCILMYVPPVNSIHAVHRFFAKIFGRV from the coding sequence ATGACGAGAGAAATAGAAAATTTCATCAACCAGAAAAATATTGCCGTACTCGGAGCTTCACCCTCAGGCAAGAAATTCGGCAATGCCATTTACCGGGAATTGAAGAGCAAGGGGTATCAGGTCTATCCGGTGCATCCGACCGCCGAGAGTATCGAAAACGACCGGGCTTATAATAGCCTCAAGACTCTCCCGGCTGAGGTCACGGCGGCCGTTTTTGCCATCTCCCCGGATAAGGCCCTGGAGGCGGTTGATGATGCCGTGGCACACGGAACAAAACGGATCTGGTTCCAGCAGGGAGCAAATTTCAAACTGGCGGTCGAGAAAGCAAAAGCGGCCGGCATCGAGACCGTGACAAAGAAGTGTATCCTGATGTATGTACCACCGGTGAATAGCATTCATGCCGTGCACCGTTTCTTCGCCAAAATATTCGGAAGAGTATAA
- the rfaE2 gene encoding D-glycero-beta-D-manno-heptose 1-phosphate adenylyltransferase: MKKVNNILWKISPKKIETLVANLRKRNKKIVFTNGVFDILHYGHIDYLTKARKLGDFMVVGLNTDSSVRKFKAKGRPIQNEKDRARILAALKPVDYVILFGETTPERLINLVKPDVLVKGADYRIAEIVGAAFVKSYGGVVKRIRVIPGRSTSRIVKKLGL, from the coding sequence ATGAAAAAAGTGAATAACATTCTCTGGAAAATCTCGCCAAAGAAGATCGAAACCCTGGTCGCCAATCTTCGAAAGCGAAACAAGAAAATCGTTTTCACCAACGGCGTATTCGATATCCTGCACTACGGCCATATCGACTATCTCACCAAAGCCCGTAAACTCGGGGATTTCATGGTTGTCGGACTTAACACCGATAGCTCGGTCCGAAAATTCAAAGCGAAAGGTCGCCCGATACAGAATGAGAAAGACCGGGCCCGGATTCTGGCCGCGCTCAAGCCGGTCGATTATGTCATTCTTTTCGGCGAAACAACCCCGGAGCGATTGATTAATCTGGTCAAACCTGATGTACTGGTCAAGGGGGCCGATTATAGAATTGCGGAGATTGTCGGAGCGGCGTTTGTCAAATCATACGGCGGAGTTGTCAAGAGAATTAGAGTCATTCCCGGCCGATCAACATCGCGAATTGTCAAGAAGTTGGGATTATGA
- the pyrE gene encoding orotate phosphoribosyltransferase, giving the protein MNGNNILGIFRETDALLEGHFKLTSGKHSDIYYEKFMILKRPRLCEKVCIEMARLFEKDEVELVVGPTTGGVIIAYEVAKYLGVDAIYAEPGEGITGRIFKRGFNIKPGTRVLIVDDVLTTGTSVLELLDLVETYDATIVGIGEFLDRSGGKIKFRYPLKALATVSANAWELEDCPLCKQGVPITQRGSRKS; this is encoded by the coding sequence ATGAACGGAAATAATATCCTCGGTATTTTCAGGGAGACGGATGCACTCCTTGAGGGACATTTTAAACTAACTTCAGGCAAACACAGTGATATCTATTACGAGAAATTCATGATTCTCAAACGGCCGCGGCTCTGTGAGAAAGTCTGCATAGAAATGGCCAGGCTTTTTGAGAAGGACGAAGTGGAACTGGTGGTCGGCCCAACCACCGGCGGCGTGATTATCGCCTATGAGGTTGCCAAATACCTTGGTGTCGACGCAATCTATGCCGAGCCGGGAGAAGGTATAACCGGACGGATATTCAAGCGGGGATTCAATATCAAGCCGGGCACACGGGTGCTAATTGTTGATGATGTTCTGACAACCGGCACTTCCGTTTTAGAGCTGCTGGATCTGGTTGAAACTTATGACGCCACCATTGTCGGTATCGGCGAGTTTCTCGACCGTTCCGGCGGAAAAATAAAATTCAGATATCCTCTCAAAGCGCTGGCCACGGTTTCGGCCAACGCCTGGGAGCTGGAGGATTGCCCGCTCTGCAAGCAGGGCGTGCCGATTACGCAGCGAGGCAGCCGAAAATCATAA
- the acpS gene encoding holo-ACP synthase: MIYSIGIDLIQTKRVKRALEMWGDKFASKVLGEEEMELFKDKLNKVQFLAGRFAAKEAVIKTLGVILNQRVFARQIQVLNDLYGKPYVHLDDAVREKIFDKEIKVSITHERDMAAAVAVLTGD; this comes from the coding sequence ATGATTTATTCCATAGGCATTGATTTAATCCAGACCAAGCGAGTTAAAAGGGCGCTGGAAATGTGGGGAGACAAGTTCGCCTCCAAGGTTTTGGGCGAGGAGGAGATGGAACTGTTCAAAGATAAATTGAATAAGGTCCAGTTCCTGGCCGGCCGCTTTGCCGCCAAGGAAGCGGTCATCAAGACTCTGGGAGTCATTCTCAACCAGCGGGTTTTCGCCCGTCAGATTCAGGTCCTCAACGACCTCTACGGCAAACCGTACGTTCATCTCGATGATGCGGTCAGAGAGAAGATTTTCGACAAGGAAATCAAAGTCTCTATTACGCATGAGCGGGATATGGCGGCGGCGGTGGCCGTGCTGACCGGAGACTGA
- a CDS encoding vitamin B12-dependent ribonucleotide reductase — MEDDKKFELSENSIKVLERRYLKKDDQGKVIETPEELFRRVAQAIVEPDRKFGVSAEEVKRLENSFYEMMYRLEFMPNSPTLMNAGRPLGQLSACFVLPIEDSMESIFDAVKQTALIHKSGGGTGFAFSRLRPRHAVVASTSGVASGPISFMRVINAATEAVKQGGTRRGANMGILRVDHPDILDFISCKDNLAELTNFNISVAITDAFMRAEEANALYELIDPRTDTVYVKEGKPVCLSAREVLDKIIEHAHRTGEPGLMFIDRMNEGNPVTKVGLYESTNPCGEQPLLPYESCNLGSINMSQMVRAVVDFNSPHELSRYEIDWEKLDKTVRLSVHFLDNVIEANRYPLPDIDIQTKENRKIGLGLMGWADLLILLGIPYSSQEALDLAERVMSRVNNVGHDESSRLAETRGVFPNWDKSFYYKSGTGPRLRNSTVTTVAPTGTISIISGCSSGIEPLFAVSYIRKVMDDTRLVEVNPYFERVARVRGFYSPELMERIAQTNSLSSHSEIPDDVKRIFVTSHDVNPEWHVRMQAAFQKHTDNAVSKTINLAHDATIDDVRTAYMLAYKLGCKGITIYRDGSRAEQVLSTGSAKEQSEAAAPAGTPLKVKDRPEVLEGVTQKIKTGYGNLYVTVNTLDGKPFEVFAQIGKSGYSTMADTEAICRLISLAFRSGVPVEMVIEQLKGIGGASPVFGSGGLISSIPDAIAHVLHKQFGNGKKMEKEFDLAQEFCPDCHSRIEHEGGCLVCRSCGYSKC; from the coding sequence ATGGAAGATGATAAAAAATTTGAATTGAGTGAAAACTCCATTAAGGTCTTGGAGCGTCGCTATCTCAAGAAAGATGACCAGGGAAAGGTTATCGAGACGCCCGAGGAGCTTTTCCGGCGCGTGGCGCAGGCCATTGTTGAGCCGGATAGAAAATTCGGCGTATCGGCCGAAGAGGTCAAAAGGCTCGAAAATAGCTTTTATGAGATGATGTATCGGCTGGAATTTATGCCGAACTCGCCGACCCTGATGAATGCCGGGCGTCCTCTGGGACAGCTTTCCGCCTGCTTCGTCCTGCCCATTGAAGATTCCATGGAGTCGATATTCGATGCCGTCAAGCAGACAGCGCTGATCCACAAGTCAGGCGGCGGTACCGGGTTTGCATTTTCGCGCCTGCGTCCGCGCCATGCCGTGGTCGCCTCCACCTCCGGGGTCGCCTCCGGGCCGATTTCATTCATGAGGGTTATTAATGCCGCTACCGAGGCAGTCAAGCAGGGGGGTACCAGACGGGGCGCCAATATGGGTATTCTCCGCGTTGACCACCCCGATATTCTCGATTTTATCTCCTGCAAAGATAATCTCGCCGAATTGACCAATTTCAATATTTCCGTGGCCATCACCGATGCCTTCATGCGGGCGGAGGAGGCAAATGCCCTTTATGAGTTGATCGACCCCCGCACCGACACGGTCTATGTCAAGGAAGGCAAACCGGTCTGTCTCAGTGCACGGGAAGTGCTTGATAAAATTATAGAGCATGCCCATCGCACCGGCGAACCGGGCTTGATGTTCATCGACCGGATGAACGAAGGGAATCCGGTTACCAAAGTCGGTCTGTATGAGTCAACCAATCCTTGTGGTGAACAGCCGCTATTGCCATATGAAAGCTGCAATCTTGGTTCGATAAATATGAGCCAGATGGTTCGGGCGGTGGTTGATTTCAATTCCCCGCATGAACTTTCCCGATATGAAATCGATTGGGAGAAACTGGACAAGACTGTCCGCCTCTCCGTCCATTTTCTGGATAATGTCATCGAGGCCAATCGCTACCCGCTTCCCGATATAGATATCCAGACCAAGGAAAATCGAAAAATCGGTCTGGGGCTAATGGGTTGGGCCGACCTCCTGATTCTTCTGGGAATTCCATATAGTTCCCAGGAAGCGCTCGACTTGGCGGAGAGGGTGATGTCCCGGGTGAATAATGTCGGACATGATGAATCCAGCCGTTTGGCCGAAACCAGAGGCGTTTTCCCCAACTGGGATAAATCATTCTATTATAAGAGCGGTACCGGGCCGAGACTGCGCAACTCTACGGTCACCACGGTTGCTCCCACAGGCACAATTTCGATTATTTCCGGGTGTTCTTCGGGCATTGAACCTCTTTTCGCCGTCTCCTATATTCGGAAGGTGATGGACGATACCAGACTGGTCGAGGTCAATCCCTATTTCGAGAGAGTGGCCCGAGTAAGAGGTTTTTATTCGCCGGAACTGATGGAGAGAATAGCACAAACAAATTCTCTTTCATCTCACAGCGAGATTCCCGATGATGTGAAGAGGATTTTCGTTACCTCTCATGATGTCAACCCGGAATGGCACGTAAGGATGCAGGCGGCTTTCCAGAAGCATACCGACAACGCCGTGTCGAAAACAATCAACCTGGCACACGACGCCACGATTGATGATGTGCGCACCGCCTATATGCTGGCTTACAAGCTGGGCTGCAAAGGTATTACCATTTATCGTGATGGCAGTCGGGCCGAGCAGGTCCTCTCCACCGGATCGGCCAAAGAACAGTCGGAGGCGGCGGCTCCGGCCGGTACGCCGCTGAAAGTCAAAGACCGACCTGAGGTTCTGGAAGGTGTCACGCAGAAAATCAAAACCGGATATGGCAATCTCTACGTCACTGTCAATACTTTGGACGGCAAGCCGTTTGAGGTTTTCGCTCAGATCGGAAAATCGGGATATTCCACCATGGCCGATACCGAGGCTATCTGCCGCTTGATTTCGCTGGCCTTTCGTTCCGGAGTCCCGGTGGAAATGGTGATTGAGCAGCTGAAAGGAATCGGCGGCGCTTCCCCGGTTTTCGGCAGCGGCGGACTCATTTCCTCTATACCCGATGCCATCGCCCATGTGTTGCATAAGCAATTCGGAAACGGAAAGAAGATGGAAAAGGAGTTTGACCTGGCCCAGGAATTCTGCCCGGATTGCCATTCCCGGATTGAGCATGAGGGGGGATGTTTGGTCTGTCGCAGTTGTGGTTATTCAAAATGCTGA
- the thyX gene encoding FAD-dependent thymidylate synthase yields the protein MSEIVARPSVELMAITPNAEQVIELACRTCYLSFHRYNPPASTEELIKKVIRKKHHSVLEHALATFRIKGGSRVFTHELVRHRLMSPSQESQRYVEYGKVRNFDVVLPPTIEQSEFKSRYLEMAASCERLYSEMVKAGVPKEDARYILPNGTTSEIVISANFREYRHIFAVRCHPRAHWEIRQICMIMLEIMKKEAPIVFDDFTIDKETNSAMLIDYPES from the coding sequence ATGTCAGAAATTGTCGCCCGGCCGTCAGTGGAATTGATGGCCATTACGCCCAACGCAGAACAGGTGATTGAATTGGCTTGCCGCACCTGTTATTTGTCATTTCACAGGTATAATCCTCCCGCTTCGACCGAAGAATTAATTAAGAAAGTTATCAGGAAAAAGCATCACTCGGTTCTGGAGCATGCCCTGGCGACTTTTAGGATAAAGGGCGGATCCCGCGTCTTTACTCATGAGTTGGTGCGCCATCGCCTTATGTCGCCATCACAGGAATCGCAGCGATATGTGGAATATGGCAAAGTTCGGAATTTTGATGTCGTTCTGCCGCCGACGATTGAACAAAGCGAATTCAAAAGCCGATACTTGGAAATGGCAGCCTCCTGCGAGCGCCTTTATTCCGAGATGGTTAAAGCCGGCGTTCCCAAAGAGGATGCCCGATATATTCTGCCCAACGGGACGACCTCGGAGATAGTCATCTCGGCCAATTTCAGGGAGTACCGTCATATTTTTGCGGTGCGCTGTCATCCGCGAGCCCACTGGGAGATTCGGCAGATCTGTATGATCATGCTGGAGATTATGAAGAAAGAAGCACCAATCGTGTTCGATGATTTCACCATTGACAAAGAAACCAATTCCGCCATGCTGATAGATTACCCCGAGTCCTAG
- a CDS encoding STAS domain-containing protein: MKLSDFEKNGVAVLEPKGKIMGGPDATILHDKLHEFIEKGMKKVVVDMSKVEWMNSTGLGILISGLTTIRNNQGDLRLANVTGKIQSLLTITKLITVFEAFDSVEEAIKSF; this comes from the coding sequence ATGAAACTAAGCGATTTTGAAAAGAATGGAGTGGCTGTCTTGGAGCCAAAAGGGAAAATCATGGGCGGCCCCGATGCAACTATCCTTCATGATAAGCTCCATGAATTTATCGAAAAGGGGATGAAGAAGGTTGTTGTTGATATGTCGAAGGTGGAATGGATGAATTCGACCGGTCTGGGGATTCTGATTTCCGGTCTGACCACCATTCGCAACAATCAGGGGGATTTGAGACTGGCCAATGTGACCGGCAAGATTCAATCACTTCTGACCATTACCAAATTGATCACCGTATTTGAAGCCTTCGATTCGGTCGAGGAAGCTATAAAATCGTTCTAG
- a CDS encoding ATP-binding protein: MKKPTIIDNTIKIPSSQEYLVDVDSFLEGILRGFGVDESAIADIAISVTEIVNNGIIHGNRSDLEKEVTVTIRKKNADLEIAISDQGNGFDPASVRSPIEDGNLMREAGRGIFIARSLMDTVVIDSHENRGTRVTLTKRLL; encoded by the coding sequence ATGAAAAAGCCGACGATCATTGACAACACCATCAAAATCCCTTCGTCTCAGGAGTACCTGGTTGATGTTGACAGTTTTCTCGAAGGAATTTTGCGTGGATTCGGAGTGGATGAATCGGCCATCGCCGATATCGCTATTTCGGTAACGGAAATTGTCAATAACGGCATTATTCATGGCAACCGCTCGGACCTTGAAAAAGAGGTGACGGTTACCATTCGGAAAAAGAATGCCGACCTGGAGATAGCTATTTCCGACCAGGGAAACGGATTTGACCCCGCCAGTGTGCGGAGTCCCATTGAGGACGGCAATTTGATGCGGGAAGCGGGCCGGGGGATTTTTATCGCCCGGTCGTTGATGGACACCGTGGTGATCGATTCTCACGAGAATCGGGGAACACGGGTGACACTGACTAAACGTCTACTCTAA
- a CDS encoding SpoIIE family protein phosphatase, which yields MESIQPFITALYFIFGGVLLFLAFAVVREHVSNRLNRITGMTFFFAAMGPVFLALVSIVKPNVSAGAPFEESLVYNLQYIWELFFPAFLLFSWVFPVDRLSYFRFPKLRYLIFFPHVFHILLVVIFINPEKILNLLEVGSGEGFISLILEPLSYILKWVVLGFSVLLGSQRTLFSTINLIYVALAVYFILRGKAQITNRQLRNQSNVIIWGMSTAMGLYTISFLLPVILSFEMPEPLKTGILILALMTGGGAIAWSIIRHQFLDIRVIVRQSLVYTISSGILVGLYILLVDQADKIITAFFGTKTTIVNIAFIVAALILFQPINVQLDNLIKRLFIKNRADYRNVMELLSRRLISVFDPVQLRNMIEVTFKSTLLVERVYFILFDDSLNEYTVLPSEDFPEKIIISREDLFLGGIGQLESPTMIDRLAAYRRGSALAAEVDKRRVQLILPLKDANHLLGFLALTEKISGFRYNAEDITMLGVISNQLVTVLTNARLYIDSLEKQRLDEEMAMARQIQLDLLPKCPPRAETFHICASSIPSRTIGGDFYDFIHRENGLIGMVIADASGKGMPAALLVAQIQAMLRSEVGNNIKISRILYNINRYVVQSTSSEKFATLFYGEFDQNNSEFRYSNAGHNYPILVRADGTHEPLSKGGILLGAFPGAEYQEGLVKFHKNDVLFLYTDGLSEAQNERDEEYGEERITNYIVRNRDLDVNTIADGILNDVRGFDPTDPPRDDTTLIVLKIVKGTASDGH from the coding sequence ATGGAGTCAATTCAGCCTTTCATAACAGCGCTGTATTTTATCTTTGGCGGAGTGCTGCTCTTCCTGGCCTTTGCCGTGGTACGCGAGCATGTCTCCAATCGCCTTAACCGGATCACTGGAATGACTTTCTTTTTCGCGGCCATGGGGCCGGTTTTTCTCGCCCTGGTGAGTATTGTCAAACCGAATGTCTCCGCCGGGGCCCCTTTTGAAGAATCGCTGGTTTATAACCTGCAATATATCTGGGAACTCTTTTTCCCGGCTTTTCTTCTTTTCTCATGGGTCTTCCCTGTCGACCGATTGTCATATTTTCGATTCCCCAAGTTGCGTTACCTGATATTCTTTCCCCATGTATTCCATATCCTGCTGGTCGTGATATTCATCAATCCTGAAAAAATACTCAATCTTCTTGAGGTTGGCTCCGGCGAAGGATTCATCTCTTTGATTCTGGAACCTCTCTCCTATATCCTGAAATGGGTGGTCCTCGGATTCAGTGTTTTATTGGGTTCCCAGAGAACGTTGTTTTCCACGATCAATCTGATTTATGTGGCGCTGGCGGTTTATTTTATTTTGCGAGGGAAAGCTCAGATAACAAATCGGCAGCTCCGGAATCAGTCGAATGTGATCATCTGGGGTATGTCGACCGCCATGGGGCTTTATACCATTTCCTTCCTGTTGCCGGTGATATTGTCATTTGAGATGCCGGAACCGCTGAAAACCGGCATCCTGATTCTGGCCCTCATGACCGGGGGGGGCGCTATTGCCTGGTCGATTATCCGGCACCAATTCCTCGATATCCGAGTTATTGTGCGTCAGTCGCTGGTTTATACGATCTCATCGGGAATACTGGTCGGTTTATATATATTGCTGGTTGATCAGGCGGACAAGATAATCACCGCCTTTTTCGGAACCAAAACAACCATCGTAAATATTGCCTTTATTGTCGCAGCGCTGATCCTCTTCCAGCCCATCAACGTACAACTCGACAATCTGATTAAGAGGCTTTTTATCAAAAATCGCGCCGACTATCGGAATGTCATGGAGCTTCTGTCGCGGCGCCTGATTTCGGTTTTTGACCCGGTGCAGTTGCGCAATATGATTGAGGTGACGTTCAAGTCCACACTGCTGGTGGAAAGAGTTTACTTTATTCTGTTCGATGACAGCCTGAATGAATATACGGTCCTTCCTTCCGAAGATTTCCCGGAGAAGATAATCATCAGCCGCGAAGACCTCTTTTTGGGAGGTATCGGCCAACTGGAATCGCCGACCATGATCGACCGCCTGGCGGCCTATCGCAGGGGAAGCGCTCTTGCCGCCGAAGTGGACAAGCGCCGGGTACAGCTGATTCTTCCCTTAAAGGACGCCAACCATCTCCTGGGATTTTTGGCGCTGACCGAGAAAATTTCCGGATTCCGTTATAATGCGGAAGATATCACGATGCTGGGGGTTATATCCAACCAACTGGTAACGGTGCTGACCAACGCCCGTCTCTATATCGATTCGCTCGAAAAACAGCGTCTGGACGAGGAAATGGCAATGGCGCGGCAGATTCAGCTCGATCTGCTTCCAAAATGCCCTCCTCGAGCCGAGACTTTCCATATCTGCGCCAGTTCCATTCCTTCGCGCACGATCGGAGGGGATTTCTATGATTTTATTCATCGCGAAAATGGCCTCATCGGAATGGTCATCGCCGATGCCTCCGGGAAGGGAATGCCGGCGGCGCTTCTGGTGGCCCAGATACAGGCGATGCTGCGTTCCGAGGTCGGAAACAACATCAAAATTTCCAGAATTTTGTATAATATTAATAGATATGTGGTTCAGTCAACTTCATCAGAGAAATTTGCCACCCTTTTTTATGGCGAATTTGATCAGAATAATTCTGAGTTCCGCTATTCCAATGCCGGGCACAATTATCCCATTCTGGTGCGTGCCGATGGTACCCATGAACCCCTCTCAAAAGGCGGCATCTTGCTCGGGGCTTTCCCGGGAGCTGAATATCAGGAAGGGCTTGTGAAATTTCATAAAAACGATGTTCTTTTCCTGTACACCGATGGTCTTTCGGAAGCGCAAAATGAACGGGATGAGGAGTACGGCGAGGAGCGCATAACCAATTATATAGTCAGAAATCGCGACCTTGATGTTAACACCATTGCGGATGGCATTCTGAACGACGTTCGCGGCTTCGACCCGACCGATCCGCCGCGCGATGATACCACTTTGATTGTACTCAAGATTGTAAAGGGGACAGCATCCGATGGACATTAA
- a CDS encoding NUDIX domain-containing protein: MDIKKFDEAFLFERKKRFSGYKFCPYCRAPLEQLDLDHRIRLKCSNQGCDFIYYHNPTPAAGALVLEQGKILMVKRAAPPRVGWWCLPAGFMEWDEHPSQTAVREIAEETGLRIKLESLFEVYSGTDDPRTNALLILYLASVVDGEPKAADDAMEVRFFGFEELPENIAFLSHRQALKDYRQRYLR; the protein is encoded by the coding sequence ATGGACATTAAGAAATTTGATGAGGCATTCCTTTTCGAACGGAAAAAGAGATTCTCGGGATATAAGTTCTGTCCTTATTGCCGGGCGCCACTGGAGCAATTGGACCTTGACCATCGCATTCGGCTTAAATGCTCCAATCAGGGCTGTGATTTTATTTATTACCATAATCCGACCCCGGCCGCCGGGGCGCTGGTTCTTGAGCAGGGGAAAATCCTCATGGTGAAGAGAGCCGCCCCGCCCCGTGTCGGCTGGTGGTGCCTTCCTGCCGGGTTCATGGAGTGGGATGAGCATCCCTCGCAAACAGCCGTCCGGGAAATCGCCGAAGAAACCGGCCTGCGTATTAAATTGGAGTCGCTTTTTGAGGTTTACTCCGGGACCGATGATCCCAGAACCAATGCTCTCTTGATACTCTATCTTGCTTCAGTAGTCGACGGTGAACCGAAGGCGGCTGACGATGCCATGGAAGTGAGATTCTTTGGCTTTGAGGAATTGCCGGAAAACATCGCCTTTCTCTCGCATCGGCAGGCGCTGAAAGACTATCGGCAAAGGTATTTGAGATAG
- a CDS encoding ATP-binding protein has protein sequence MSIIDDDKTIRILTGYTLDDTDREIESDTQRLKLSDTGNVLAEMEAALDEIADTNPRIESNDSNTSKSQEDLRALLEVSLAINSSLVLEDILQIVMEKAIELLVAERGFIMLLDDKGELQFKTAYNLCKESLMEEDFKISNSIANKVASSGKSVYTSDAQSDERYANQQSVLELHLRSIMCVPLKIKSNVIGVIYLDNSSQAKIFLKSDLYLFELLAQQAAHAIHNANLYYNLLDLKQYNEKVVNKSPVGIVVIDSLYNLASINDAALAVLDKNKEGIKLLSPGQAPNKFFELVPESEVTKWRQMIDIALTTNQPFEDSRYFHNTGYAEKVFSVKISPINKLPYGGDGLILIIEDITEKIIMEKYVILSEKLVARGEMAASIGHELNNYLAIIANNAELLSLNLQKNQADKARYNAHQIIESISKMKRFTDGLMDFSKLETEVINYDIKHLIEDLLFSLKAQSRFKRVVFSVDLGNNLPNIQIDVGQIQQVLMNLLNNAADALEQRAKQEETQGNTGFIHRIGIQASYDEAKAALKVCISDNGCGIPEDSLPKIFQPHFTTKETGHGLGLANCRKIVKNHSGEITLISKANEGTIFTIFLPRDQVDKIK, from the coding sequence ATGAGCATAATAGACGATGATAAAACCATAAGAATTTTGACCGGGTATACCCTGGATGATACCGATCGCGAAATTGAATCAGACACACAAAGGCTGAAATTAAGCGATACCGGAAATGTCCTGGCGGAGATGGAGGCGGCGCTTGATGAAATCGCCGATACCAATCCGCGCATTGAATCAAACGACAGCAATACTTCGAAATCCCAGGAGGACTTGCGAGCCCTACTGGAGGTATCACTGGCGATCAATTCCTCCCTGGTTCTCGAAGATATTCTGCAGATTGTCATGGAAAAAGCCATTGAACTCCTTGTCGCCGAAAGAGGCTTTATCATGCTTCTCGATGACAAGGGGGAGCTACAGTTCAAGACGGCGTATAATCTCTGCAAAGAATCATTGATGGAAGAGGATTTCAAGATCTCCAATTCCATTGCCAACAAAGTTGCCTCCTCCGGAAAATCGGTATATACTTCGGATGCCCAGTCGGACGAGCGATATGCCAATCAGCAATCGGTTCTGGAACTGCACCTCCGCTCCATCATGTGCGTTCCGTTGAAAATAAAAAGCAATGTCATAGGCGTGATTTACCTGGACAACTCCTCGCAGGCCAAGATATTTCTGAAATCAGATTTATATCTTTTTGAGCTTCTGGCCCAGCAGGCGGCACATGCCATACACAACGCCAATCTCTATTACAACCTGCTGGATCTGAAACAGTACAACGAAAAGGTTGTCAACAAATCGCCGGTCGGGATTGTCGTTATTGATTCCCTCTACAATCTGGCTTCGATAAACGACGCTGCCCTGGCCGTTCTGGACAAGAACAAAGAAGGGATCAAACTGCTCAGCCCGGGTCAGGCCCCGAACAAATTCTTTGAGCTTGTTCCCGAAAGTGAAGTCACCAAATGGCGGCAGATGATTGATATCGCTTTGACCACCAACCAGCCATTTGAGGATTCCCGCTATTTCCATAACACCGGCTATGCCGAAAAAGTCTTCTCCGTTAAGATTTCTCCCATTAACAAGCTGCCTTATGGCGGCGACGGTCTGATTCTGATTATTGAGGATATCACGGAGAAGATTATTATGGAGAAATATGTAATTCTCTCCGAAAAGCTGGTGGCACGGGGCGAGATGGCGGCCTCTATCGGCCATGAGCTGAATAACTATTTGGCCATTATCGCCAATAATGCCGAACTCCTGTCACTGAATCTGCAGAAAAATCAGGCCGACAAAGCAAGGTATAATGCTCATCAGATCATAGAGAGCATCTCCAAGATGAAACGTTTCACCGACGGCCTGATGGATTTCTCGAAGCTCGAGACGGAAGTCATAAATTATGATATCAAGCATTTGATAGAAGATCTCCTTTTCTCCCTCAAGGCGCAGTCCCGATTTAAGAGGGTGGTTTTCTCGGTTGACCTGGGCAATAATCTCCCCAATATCCAGATTGATGTCGGGCAGATTCAGCAGGTACTCATGAATCTTCTGAACAATGCGGCCGACGCCCTGGAACAGCGGGCCAAACAGGAAGAAACGCAGGGGAACACCGGGTTTATCCACCGGATCGGGATTCAGGCTTCCTATGATGAAGCCAAGGCGGCCTTAAAGGTTTGCATCTCAGACAACGGCTGTGGCATCCCCGAGGATTCGTTACCCAAAATATTCCAGCCGCACTTCACCACCAAAGAGACCGGGCACGGCCTCGGCCTGGCCAATTGCCGCAAGATTGTCAAGAATCATAGCGGCGAAATAACTTTGATCTCCAAAGCCAATGAGGGGACAATCTTTACCATTTTCCTACCCAGGGATCAGGTTGATAAGATAAAGTAG